A stretch of DNA from Roseovarius faecimaris:
GCCAAATACGGCAAAAGACCGAGAAAACCATGAGCAGCAAGCCCCGGATGGAAGACAGCCTGCGTGAGCGTATCATCGCGCAACCGGATGTTATCCTTGAAGATCAAGACCTTATGCGCGCCCTGATCGCCGCGAACGAACGCGCGATGGGCGGCAATATCATCGATTTGCGTGGCATCGCCATGGACCGGCTCGAAAGCCGCCTGGACCGGCTTGAGGACACGCACCGCTCGGTCATTGCGGCCGCCTATGAAAACCTTGCCGGCACAAACCAGGTGCACCGCGCCATTCTGCGGATGCTCGACCCGGTGGAATTCGAAAGCTTCCTGAAGGATCTCGGCACGGATGTGGCCGCGATCCTGCGGGTGGACACGATCAAGCTGGTGCTGGAAACCGTACAGGATGGCGGCGACCCGGCGGTGAAGCGGCTGGGCGACGTGCTGTCGCTGGCCGAGCCCGGCTTCATCCAATCCTACCTCAGCGACGGGCGCGGCAACTCGGCCCGGCAGGTCACCCTGCGCCAGATCCACGAGGGCGACATGCGCATCTATGGCCGTGCGGCGGAATATATCCGCTCCGAGGCCTGCCTGATGCTCGATTTCGGCGAGGGCCGCCTGCCCGGCATGCTGGTCATGGGGGCCGAGGATCCGCACCAGTTCACCCCGCAGCAGGGCACCGACCTGCTGGCCTTTTTCGCGGGCGTGTTTGAACGGGCGATG
This window harbors:
- a CDS encoding DUF484 family protein, with protein sequence MSSKPRMEDSLRERIIAQPDVILEDQDLMRALIAANERAMGGNIIDLRGIAMDRLESRLDRLEDTHRSVIAAAYENLAGTNQVHRAILRMLDPVEFESFLKDLGTDVAAILRVDTIKLVLETVQDGGDPAVKRLGDVLSLAEPGFIQSYLSDGRGNSARQVTLRQIHEGDMRIYGRAAEYIRSEACLMLDFGEGRLPGMLVMGAEDPHQFTPQQGTDLLAFFAGVFERAMRRWLS